The Lasioglossum baleicum unplaced genomic scaffold, iyLasBale1 scaffold0021, whole genome shotgun sequence genome contains a region encoding:
- the LOC143219283 gene encoding structural maintenance of chromosomes protein 4-like: MSGTREADQNRDSNEMEVVEDNAIIDADDEGGLRVDDDIYIPPPIKATHELDVNGPRLMIIKIVNKNFKSYAGTQTIGPFHKCFTAIVGPNGSGKSNVIDSMLFVFGYRASKIRSKKLSVLIHNSSQHQNINSCTVSVHFQKIIDKPEADYDIVPNSEFSISRTAFKDNSSHYEINNKRVQFKEIAKLLKSYGVDLDHNRFLILQGEVEQIAMMKPKGQNENDIGMLEFMEDIIGTVRYKEPLQKLSEKVELLTEYRVEKLNRLRIVENEKAALEEPMQEAVQYLELENTVTQIEHQLYHYKRFKTMNELEQQENEANELDTDVADLVNKIKQVHDERSKQNKIIEEKNKKWNSLQLKKDEISTQFNNIRKHDESLHAELVETNKRRKANIATLKTEKAKVEELRNVPEKSMKNIQECEQLIETNVTKREHEESVLEKLMVGLRERTEPLLNERSVLEKELISLRKNVDEARAAFNLAQSEFELYISVESTERDKLEKLENSLKLTVDTLAEKEQHVKNLQTKIPSTQHNLTQAQHALEAIKRTEIEETTKLKRMRMSYEEQKCAMQASRSRNRIIDSLMREKMEGRITGIFGRLGDLGAIDGKYDVAVSTACMPLDNIVVDTVSTAQSCISFLRENDIGRATFIPLEKQQRLLDRCRQKIQTPENVPRLFDLIHVEDERVLPAFYYALQDTLVANDLDQATRIAYGQRRFRVVTLKGELIELSGTMSGGGRTVLKGRMGQKVIRNELSANNIEKLQRNLDKLQEECTKLRTEHQSLETQIHSLSLDLKDMVVEKEKLCIQTKTLREQEPSLRQQLKTQEKKVAESVADPRKVEQLKKGMNIAEKSLEEVKENSKSVESDVQRISRKIEEISGGRVKDQQKMIANLNKTIEKAKAEICKLQVAVKTSERNLKKVEQRIDNLENDVQTAEQRLRDIQNEKQELEVQGKQCLQELEQLNEALTERDTGMSSLKEELESLQARENKMKGVKIDLDQRMKECKSGIKMLKQEISEYTRRIAELKLQAIPGQESVELGELTEEQLRKLDEKTLLNDMQNAKKRLPTDVPNMQVIADYREKDVIYLKRVADLEKVTGKRDRMREIYETARHRRIHEFLAGFGLITNKLKEMYQMITLGGDAELELVDSLDPFSEGIAFSVRPPKKSWKNICNLSGGEKTLSSLALVFALHHYKPSPLYFMDEIDAALDFKNVSIVGNYINERTKNAQFIIISLRSNMFELADYLVGIYKTYNCTKSVNVELRKYYENGEIAPPTQITSKNLYTSQIQKFSLLTQQKEKAATLNPSNFRTSEKKQEGNRDNALNSLELGLCPTPQKTPVQNRRSKDDSASDTDNQDIGVTPSKKKRRI, from the exons ATGTCTGGAACCCGTGAAGCTGATCAAAATAGAGATAGTAATGAAATGGAAGTTGTTGAAGACAACGCTATTATAGATGCTGACGATGAAGGTGGATTAAGAGTAGACGATGATATATACATTCCACCACCCATTAAAGCCACTCATGAACTTGATGTTAATGGCCCTAGGCTCATGATTATCAAGATTGTCAATAAGAACTTTAAAAGTTATGCTGGCACTCAAACAATTGGTCCATTTCATAAG TGTTTCACAGCGATTGTCGGTCCGAATGGTAGTGGTAAAAGTAATGTGATAGATTCAATGTTATTTGTATTTGGATACAGAGCTAGTAAAATCCGGTCGAAGAAGCTGTCAGTTTTAATACATAATTCCAGCCAACATCAGAATATCAACAGCTGTACAGTGTCtgttcattttcaaaaaatcattGACAAG CCTGAAGCAGACTATGATATTGTTCCTAACAGTGAGTTTAGCATATCACGAACAGCATTTAAAGATAATTCTTCGCattatgaaattaataataaaagggTGCAATTCAAGGAGATTGCAAAGCTGTTGAAGTCCTATGGTGTGGATTTAGATCACAACCGTTTCCTAATCTTACAA GGAGAGGTTGAGCAAATAGCAATGATGAAACCTAAAGggcaaaatgaaaatgatatTGGTATGCTTGAGTTTATGGAAGATATAATTGGGACAGTACGTTACAAGGAGCCATTGCAAAAGTTATCAGAAAAGGTAGAACTGCTTACAGAATATAGGGTTGAaaagttaaaccgtttgagaattgtTGAGAATGAGAAAGCAGCTCTGGAAGAACCGATGCAAGAAGCAGTGCAATATTTAGAATTAGAAAACACAGTGACACAGATAGAACATCAACTTTATCATTATAAGAG ATTCAAAACTATGAACGAATTAGAACAACAAGAAAATGAAGCTAACGAATTAGATACGGATGTTGCAGATcttgtaaataaaattaaacaagtTCATGATGAAAGAAgcaagcaaaataaaataatcgagGAGAAAAACAAGAAATGGAATAGCTTACAACTGAAAaaagatgaaatttcaacacagTTTAATAATATTCGGAAACATGATGAATCGCTTCATGCGGAACTTGTGGAAACCAATAAACGTCGGAAAGCTAACATTGCGACATTAAAAACA GAGAAAGCAAAGGTAGAAGAACTCCGTAATGTGCCTGAGAAAAGCATGAAAAATATTCAGGAATGTGAGCAGCTTATTGAAACTAATGTAACAAAGAGAGAACACGAGGAATCAGTACTGGAAAAGTTAATGGTTGGATTACGTGAAAGAACGGAACCACTGTTAAACGAACGTTCTGTACTTGAAAAAGAATTAATATCTCTAAGGAAAAACGTTGACGAAGCTCGAGCAGCTTTCAATCTCGCCCAATCTGAATTTGAATTATATATTTCTGTGGAATCGACAGAAAGAGACAAGCTGGAAAAGTTggaaaattctttaaaattaacagtagacactttagcagagaaAGAGCAACACGTGAAGAATTTACAAACAAAAATTCCGAGTACTCAGCACAATTTGACCCAAGCGCAACATGCGTTGGAGGCAATAAAGCGTACAGAGATTGAAGAGACCACAAAATTGAAACGGATGAGAATGTCGTATGAAGAACAAAAGTGTGCTATGCAAGCAAGTCGATCAAGAAACAGAATTATAGATAGCTTAATGCGAGAAAAAATGGAAGGGAGAATTACTGGAATATTCGGAAGATTG GGTGATCTTGGAGCTATAGACGGAAAATATGACGTCGCGGTTTCAACAGCGTGTATGCCCTTGGACAACATTGTAGTAGACACAGTATCCACAGCGCAATCATGCATATCATTTCTACGTGAAAATGATATAGGACGCGCAACGTTTATCCCTCTAGAGAAACAGCAACGTCTATTGGACAGATGTAGACAGAAAATACAAACACCTGAGAATGTACCGAGGCTGTTCGATCTCATACATGTCGAAGATGAAAGGGTACTGCCGGCGTTCTATTATGCGTTACAAGATACATTAGTGGCAAATGATTTAGATCAAGCTACGCGTATTGCGTACGGCCAAAGACGGTTCAGAGTTGTTACACTGAAGGGTGAATTAATTGAATTGTCGGGTACAATGAGTGGAGGTGGGAGAACAGTACTGAAGGGTAGAATGGGTCAGAAAGTAATTCGAAACGAATTATCTGCCAACAACATTGAAAAACTGCAACGGAAtttggacaaactacaggaagAGTGTACTAAACTTAGAACCGAACATCAATCTTTAGAAACTCAGATTCATAGCCTAAGTTTAGATCTAAAAGATATGGTTGTTGAAAAAGAAAAACTGTGTATCCAAACGAAAACATTGCGAGAGCAAGAACCATCTTTACGACAGCAGCTGAAAACTCAAGAGAAAAAGGTTGCAGAGTCTGTCGCGGATCCGAGAAAGGTCGAACAGCTCAAGAAAGGGATGAATATAGCCGAAAAATCATTGGAAGAAGTAAAAGAGAATTCAAAATCTGTTGAAAGTGATGTGCAGCGTATTAGTAGGaaaatagaggagatttcaGGAGGTCGCGTAAAAGATCAGCAGAAGATGATAGCCAACCTGAACAAAACGATTGAAAAAGCTAAGGCTGAGATTTGCAAGTTGCAGGTTGCAGTGAAAACGTCTGAAAGGAATTTGAAGAAGGTCGAACAACGCATAGATAATCTGGAAAACGACGTACAAACCGCTGAACAAAGACTTCGCGATATTCAGAATGAGAAGCAAGAATTAGAGGTACAAGGGAAACAGTGTTTGCAAGAGCTCGAGCAACTTAACGAAGCTCTTACGGAAAGGGACACAGGTATGTCATCGCTGAAAGAGGAGTTAGAAAGCTTGCAAGCGCGGGAGAACAAAATGAAAGGCGTTAAAATCGATTTAGATCAAAGAATGAAAGAGTGTAAAAGCggaataaaaatgttaaaacaagAAATTTCAGAGTACACTCGAAGAATTGCTGAATTGAAGCTTCAAGCTATACCTGGCCAAGAGTCAGTGGAACTAGGGGAATTAACCGAAGAACAACTACGCAAGCTGGATGAGAAAACGCTTTTGAATGACATGCAAAATGCTAAAAAGAGATTACCGACCGATGTTCCGAATATGCAGGTTATCGCAGACTATAGAGAAAAGGATGTAATATATTTGAAACGTGTAGCGGATTTGGAAAAAGTAACGGGGAAACGCGACAGAATGCGAGAAATTTATGAAACCGCGAGACATCGTAGAATTCACGAGTTTCTCGCTGGTTTTGGGCTAATTACAAATAAGCTAAAAGAAATGTATCAAATGATAACATTGGGCGGTGATGCGGAATTGGAGTTGGTCGATTCTTTGGATCCTTTCAGCGAAGGAATTGCCTTTAGTGTCAGACCACCGAAGAAATCGTGGAAAAATATTTGTAACCTTAGCGGAGGTGAAAAGACATTGAGCTCATTAGCTCTTGTGTTCGCGCTGCATCACTATAAACCATCACCCCTCTATTTTATGGACGAAATCGACGCTGCtttagattttaaaaatgtatcGATCGTTGGAAATTACATCAACGAGAGAACGAAAAATGCGCAATTCATAATTATATCGCTGAGATCGAATATGTTTGAGTTAGCGGACTATCTTGTCGGTATATATAAAACGTACAACTGCACGAAGAGCGTTAACGTTGAGTTAAGGAAGTATTACGAAAATGGTGAGATCGCGCCACCAACGCAAATTACATCGAAAAACCTTTATACCAGCCAAATACAAAAATTCAGCTTGCTCACTCAACAAAAGGAGAAAGCTGCAACATTAAATCCTAGTAATTTTAGAACCTCGGAAAAAAAACAAGAAGGGAACAGAGACAATGCATTAAA TTCACTCGAGTTAGGATTGTGTCCAACACCGCAGAAGACACCAGTACAAAATCGACGATCTAAAGACGATTCCGCATCAGACACAGACAATCAGGACATCGGTGTAACTCCATCAAAAAAGAAGCGTAGGATATGA